The following is a genomic window from Lysinibacillus sp. JNUCC-52.
ACATAAGGCTTGATGAAGCAAGCTCTTTACGGGAAATATCTTTTGTATAGTAATAGCCTGCAAAAATAGAAATAAGTAATGCACCAATTGGCATACCTACGCTATTTGTAAGGAAGTCTACAAAATCAAAAATGGAACGATCTAATAGTTGTACGTCAGAAAGAATGCCGAAAGATAGAGCACTTGGAATACCGAAGCCGAAAATAATAATACCGCCAATCCATGCAATTTTTTTACGCTTCTCTGGCTTGTCTCCTATAGCAATAGCTACTACAATTTCTAACATTGAAATTGAGGATGTCACTGTAGCAAACAATAAGAGAATAAAGAAAATTGTTAGGAAAAGACCACCAAGTGGCAATTGTTCAAAAACAGCAGGCAAAATAATAAAAACAAGTCCTGGTCCTTGGTCAGGTGTGTAGCCTAGCGCGAATACCGCTGGGAAAATAACTAAACCTGCAAGTAGCGAAATTATTATATTCATTGAAGCTACATTGATAGCAGAGTTACCAATCTTCTCGGTTTTTGGGAGGTAGGATGCGTACGTAATCATCACGGCAATACCGACACTTAATGAGAAGAATGCTTGTCCAAGTGCTTTCAAAAATGTTTCAGCATTTAAGTAAGACCAGTCAGGGACAAACATAAATTTTACGCCTTGCATTGCACCGTCAAGTGTTAAGGAACGGATAACTAACACAATGAAAAAAATGAATAATAATGGCATCATCCATGTACTAGCCTTCTCAATCCCACCTTTAATGCCTCCTGATACAATGGCGATTGTTAAAAGTAAAAATAACCCTTGTACAAGAATCGCTTCAAATGGGCTGGAGATGATATTGTTAAATAAATCAGCGTAATTTCCATCATTACTTGATAATTGGAAAGTCAAGGAACGCCCTAAATAACTTAAAATCCAACCGCCCACTACGCTATAGAAGGATAGTATCAAACCAGCAATAATCATGCCGCCCCATCCTATTAAGTACCATGGCTTTCCTGGCGCTTGTTCTTTGAATGACGTAACAGCATCTTTTTGCCCACGACGGCCAATCATAAATTCTGCGATTAACACTGGCAAACCGATGAAAAATGTACATAAAATAAACAATAAAATAAATACACTCCCACCGTTCGTTCCCGCCATATAAGGGAATTTCCAAATAGCCCCCAATCCAATGGCACTTCCAGCAGCAGCTAAAATAAATCCAATTTTTGATGTAAATTGATCTCGAGATGACACAAAAATAAAGCCTCCTTATACTAAAGTTCTATTTTACCGTAAAAACTTTATAACACAAGGCAAATTTCTGAAAATTGATTATAGATACTTTTTTTCTAACCACGTCCAAAAGGGAAGTTGAAGTTTTCGTGTAAAAGTGTCATTTTAACTGAACAAAAGCTGATGCAATCAGTTTTATTAACGTAAACTATGCTCTAGCATCAATTCAGTCAAAATGTAACAATTAGGAAGAATGGATCGTTACATAAAAAAGGGGGGATAACGAGTGAATGAGTCCGAATTAATCGAACGAGCACAACAAGGAGACAAAGATGCCTATATCGAACTAATTCGCATCCATCAGCGAACAGTTGAAAAATTTGCCTATCAATGTGGCGTACATAGCAGTGATTTAG
Proteins encoded in this region:
- a CDS encoding sodium-dependent transporter; protein product: MSSRDQFTSKIGFILAAAGSAIGLGAIWKFPYMAGTNGGSVFILLFILCTFFIGLPVLIAEFMIGRRGQKDAVTSFKEQAPGKPWYLIGWGGMIIAGLILSFYSVVGGWILSYLGRSLTFQLSSNDGNYADLFNNIISSPFEAILVQGLFLLLTIAIVSGGIKGGIEKASTWMMPLLFIFFIVLVIRSLTLDGAMQGVKFMFVPDWSYLNAETFLKALGQAFFSLSVGIAVMITYASYLPKTEKIGNSAINVASMNIIISLLAGLVIFPAVFALGYTPDQGPGLVFIILPAVFEQLPLGGLFLTIFFILLLFATVTSSISMLEIVVAIAIGDKPEKRKKIAWIGGIIIFGFGIPSALSFGILSDVQLLDRSIFDFVDFLTNSVGMPIGALLISIFAGYYYTKDISRKELASSSLMFNIWYLLIRYVSPIAIFLIFIQGILPLFK